The nucleotide window GTAAGCACAACTCACAGCTAACATCAAGACATCTGTATCAGGACTGCGAATGACAATGTTGTCTATCTCCCCGATGTATGATGCATGTTGAGCATGAAGTAGTAGTCGTGTGTCAGCCTCTTCATGGTCACACTGTAATTCAGGTACCTCGGTTACATCCATGACACCATCTGCAGATTGCAACCTGTAGCATAACTCGCCATTGGTAACATACATGGTGATACCCTGCAGGCATTCTGATTCATAttctttccatgattcaaacagaAATAGTAGGAGAGATTCCTTATTCTTACCAGAGACAAGATACTTTTTGAACTGCCTTTGCATATTGATAGTTGGTCTTGTGATCCGGATCTCAGTAAGGGTACCTGTCGTTGCCCTACGTTTTCTCTCTGCATCTTTTATGGACTGTTCTCTGTACTGATCGATGACAAAGTCAATCCGGATGAAGGGGAAGGGCAGGTAGGGCATAGTGCAATTTGTGCAATAAATGGCAACATTTCATTAATGAGTGTGCACTTAGAGTACTTACAACCGTAATATGAGACCATGACATCATGATAAATGGTGACCATGATGATTATTGTATTTCACAATGCACAACCTGACGGTGCAGGGCCATGGCGGGGTTTACCATGGTTCTCAATAATGTTGCTTGGTGGAGCAGTAAGTGTCCTTTGCTTTGACATTGTAATGGCAACTGCAGTTGAAAGGTTGACAGCAGTACTATCAGCTTCATCTCCAGAGTTCCTTTGAATTATGATTCCATTGGTGTTTTGAGTTGTACCTTTTCCTACAataaatggaaaacaaatataattgtaaaaaattacaatataagTGTGCGATTCTCCTTTTAGTAAAACTACAAAAAGTAACAGGACATCAATacttttcaaagtcattttttaaaattttgtccaTGGTGTCTTGTCATAAATCAAAACCTTTAACGATAGAAAGCTAATCACAGTTGTGTATCTGAGTCTACTTACCACTTAGAGTTTCTTCACCAAAATCATTATTGTCCCATACTAAGGTGGTAAACACTTCTTGACAAAATCCAGGTGGCAAACCATCACTGTGAAGTTGTTGAAGAGCCAGTGCTGTGTCATGCTCTAAAACCGATGAATGTGAAATACAGTGGCCCAAACCATTCAGCAATCCTATCAGAGATGAAGATCCTGTCATGTGACGCACTGCCATACCAAGAGACAAGTGTTTTGGGGTGACTTTCCGTCCTCGAGATGACAAGAATATTAAGTCCTGACATATCGACAGCAATTTGTTTTCTACATCTGCTGGGGCATCCACACGTTCACTTGTAAGAAAGTCCTGTGATGTGCCAGTACACCAAGCTAGGaaattgaacagctttgttgGCACAATACTTCTACTTTGTTGGATTGTAAGGTCTTCTTCCCTTGGAGGCCAGTTATGAACGCCTTCTGTTTCATCAAGAATACCTCGAATATTCATTGCAGTGTGAATCATCTCAAGCCTTTCATCTTGGCTGTTATCATAGCTTGTTGTCATTGACTGTGATTCCATTTCATTTCCACTCTCTTCACCTTCAGAATCTGTATTGGTAATATTCAAGATATGACAATCTGCAGCAGAATCTTCCCGGGTAGCCATCAGTACTTCGCATTGCCGATACTTAGGTCGAATAAACACAAGTTTGTCACCAAACCTTGTTTGCAGTCTTCTTTTCAGTGACGAGTTTTTGTATGTAGATGCATCTATATCTTCATCATCATTGATCATTTTAATAAAGATATTTCTCATCGCGTCCATTGAAATGCACTCCCTGCCCTCAATGATTCTCTTTTGTATAACTTCATCGCAAAATTTCTTAAAGGATGGAGCGTACATGATACTGCTGTCTTCCTCTGTTTTTTTCTGATATGTGTTAGTTACGCATCTGATATAACTTTTGTAACATGATCTGTGATACTTCACTTCAATACTCACTAAGTCTTGACCTCTGAGTTGAATCAAAAGTTTCTCATCTTTCCTATATTCGGCGGCTTTAATTAATGTACGTCCGTCAGTTTCACATGAAGTAAGTTTTTCAGTTGACTTCTTTCTTGTTATCGGATCACGTCTTTGCTTCCGACGTCTGCACAAAATGCATATCGGTGGTAACACATGTATACTTCGGCGTTTTGCTGCCGATATGGAGGTGGAAGTAGGGTTGGATCGAAGCTGTCGCTTTTTAAGAAAAACTTGGCATTGACCATCGTTATCAAGTTCTGCCGGCTCACTTGATTTGCTTGTTAAGAGCGTTTTTCGCAGAGTACCTTTCTCTTTGCGTGTCCTTGCCTGAGTAAGCCGGTGTTTATCTGTGAAACGCTGATAGCATACACGGTGAAAGCCCGCCCAATCTCGGCATTCAGCGCTTACCTGCAACGCTATTTCCTGCTCCAAACCATCAGAATCCTTCCATACTTCAGTACATTCAAGCAGTTTTGCCCATGATTTATCTGTGAAGGAACAAATAGGCTCCTTTCTTTTCGTCTTCACGACGTGGCATACACACTGCATATCAAcaggggcggccattttgtgcgGTATATAACGCTTTGTTTGATTGGACCATGTGCAGGGAATGTTGCCGCAGCCGCCAATGAGAACGTTTGTTGCTGTAGGGAACAAAGCTCCTGACCTTTAACCCCTATTTGCATCTGCTTCGTATTTTGAGACTTTTCGGTCAAATTTAGCGCTCCGCCCCAGCAAACgggattgaaaattgacttttctGTAGCTCCTAAGCAAGGATTTATGCATGAAGttgaaaaaataatgtcacCTCTACTatgacacatttttgaaacgatagACCGGGTCGGCCCACAGACTATACTGATGTAACTTTAAAAGACTCTCAGCCATCGGCCTGCCGTGCAGACTGCTTTATTTGTTTGTCATCCTAAATGATCGAGTAAACACTGAGACACCTTTTAATGAAAgggacaatagttgtaaagtTTGATCTTATTTTTAAGTAACCCTCCCTTCTCCTCTGGAAGAGTATAGACCAAGACCgtggaaaaatgaaatattttcttacaaATTCTACAAGTTGTgtataatatacaataattaagcaataaaccacacccggcgacggtataccacgagattttgaccatttcatgaCGTAAGTGTACAAtcgatagcaagtgcatatatcgAGTGAGCTagtcaaaattgagtggtataccTGTTGCTGAGGTTATTTTATTACTATCATATCTTAATAGTAAATCGAAATTATGGCGTGAAACGTCAAAAAAGCAATTTTACTATAGGTGAGAGCTCGTGCTTGCTCCAAACGTGCTATATTGCGAATGTAGCACTATTaatttcacgtctcgaccaatcagatcgcagtatttggGCAATTAATACACTAGTAAGCttataaaaacatcaaaagtaacTGCTGatagaattttgattgattgaacACCGTAATGGAATTTAAAGACTGCAATGCACCTTAAACATATTTGTGTGTTACAATTATATACGATTTCGGAAAATGTACTGATCAATAATCTAGTGAATTGTTAGAATGGATATTGCTGAGGATGCTTTTAATATTCAGTgatgattttgaaatgtttgaataACTAAGTCGCACACAATCGTATTGTTTTATTTAATGTAATTTATGTAAACTCTCTGTGTTAGTTATTTCTTTACTCTTAACGTGACTGcgctatctgtttgtctgttgcTTCTTGTGCCCGTCGCCTGGCGACACACTGTCGATGATCACTCACTCCGAGATAGGTATAGGAATAGGGATGACACAAACAAGAAATATACAACTTCAAACTGTCTTCAAGTATTGGTGtgactttattttatttaacaTCTTCACAAACTGAAATCgcaagaaatgttgaaattcagtGTTTAGGCACGTTTAACAATTTGAAGTATTAAATCATTAAAGTTGCGATGAACATTGTAAATTtatgatatttgtattttcatcggTGCCTTATCTGCCCTAAAACCATGAACAGTGTGAGATTCCACACTTTCAACCATTATGCTTGATGTGCCTTTTTGATACTTGTcacaattaaattttgtttggcagtttgacaaaataaatatcataacaTTGTCTTGATTAGGAGTTTGTTTTAATGCTAGACCATGATTACTTTATAAAAAGGTATTTTCTTCCTTGTGCTGAACGGCGATGGCTGTGAACATGGTTTTCTTTACGTTGATGAGTTCAGTTAGCGTGTTGCCCTCTTCAAGATTGCTCACAGATCAGAAAACACAGTTCATGTTCACAAATACAATACTCAATGCGAACAACGGGACGCACAGATTACTTGGAAGAAATGACGAAATATAAATTAGAATCATACGTCTATCTGcgatatgtaaattagtaatatATTGAATAGAAAGTATCAGAGTGATAGACcagtaaaatataaataaatcttACATTTACATAATTTGTCACAAATCGATCTTTAATGGAAGTTTTCTCAATATTTAAAACAACAAATATCTGCTTTTCAactattttgttcattttattcaGCCACTTTATTTCCTCGAAGTCGGTCATATCAGTAAACGTCTTAAGCTATCGTGGAAATGTTCAACGAGACGTCAGCCCCATAAGAAGAGAACTGAAATGCTCGCCATGATTACTGCCTAAACCATATTATGTTCATTAGATGAGAGTCAATATCTGTCAAATTGAACACAAGACAATATCATTCTTTGTCATTTTATGAATTCATCACTGATCACAACAAAATGACGCAAAAACGGACCCAGcctaattaaaggtatacagtcacctgtaatctaagtatgcccatatatggtcaaaggggcgttccttggtattcaaaatgctcatgtgagggcgctgtttttaaaaagcggccacccgcttaaaatctgtgattggttagattttctctttccatggtaactgtggcgcaattggaacaggtgacagtatacctgtaAGTATCTCTGACAAATACCGATACCGATGCGCCCTCTATTTTATTACTCTACCTGTCACGGTAGTCTCAGTGGTAACGTGAGTGAAATAATACCTCTGATCATTCTGCTTCGATCGCGAGGCGAATTAGATCTGGAATTTCTACCTGTCAAAACGGTAACAGATTTGGTCCGCAAAATCAATCCAACCTCTTCTTGATAATTCTTGTGAAACGCTTAAATTCGTGACTGTTAGAGAAATCACAGAAGTCAACAGTCAACAAGTGAATGTCTTAAGGTTCTTAATCTTATTACCTAAGTAATAGAGTGATTATGTCGCCTAATGGCAGTTTTGTTGATCAAAAGATCATCCCAGCAGTAAAGTAGATTAACATGACTGATTATCTCTAGACTAAACCGGATCTTGAAGGTAATCACTGCAGACATTATCCAAAATAAATGACATTATTCACAAAATCTTTAGTACAGAGCTTTGTATAGCTTTTCAAAACTGGCGATCAAATTGAATAAGTTGAATTGTCAGCTCAAGGCAATATTTCCTTGTAAATCGATACAGCTGTGTTTACGTGTCCTTTATATATAAAAAGGGTTGTAGAAGGTCATGCTAGTATTTTAAGAGTCAATGGAGACTGTTTCACGATTCGCGTCTGGCAGGTGGCTGATTCTTGCTTTGTTAATCTAGGTCTCCTATGAGTACGCCCTCACCGGCGGGAGGTGGTAACTCTCAGTCAAGCCAACTGATATAGGTTGGCCAGTACAACATGTTGAAGCCCAAAAAGGCCAATGGGAATATAAACCTGCTAATATAATCTATCAGCTCTGGCCGGGAAAGTTTACTCAAATCAACAAACAATATCTTCCATTTTAACACGCgattgtttgttttgtcttcGGTTTCATCGTACTCGTCTGTAGGATCAGCTGTTCCCGATATCATCACATCTGATGCCTGGATTGCAATGAAATCAAGGAATTAATTAGTGCCTGTCTTGACGTTTGAACAATGACGCAATATATCTAACCCACAGGAAAAGTGTCAGTTATAAATGGAACAACGTTGACAAGATGACGAAGATGAATATACgcaattattacattttgctGAACCATGTGCTTTATTGGTTCTACTTCGTATATAGGATGTCAAACAAAATCTGCCGGTAGCGTAATCTAACGTCGCAAGTTTGCTTTTATAATTTGTGTCATGACAAGTTATGACGGACTAGGACATCTTTCTCGTTAGTTAAATTTACTGTCTACGTGATGAGTTAAAAACTGGGTTATCTGccccatagagaaagatagatagagtggcaacgggtattgtttaaggcgtgaagcggttacgtaacccatccatgttcgcctcgcctcaggttgctctcgcctctcttttccgaagagtgccgaccatgaatccttcggtagttttcggattttcgccagtTGTTAAGCGacagtatgttcggcaaagtttgtgttgttgttgtcgtgtggtgctgagcagaattgatgtgctggcgaaaacgggagtgttttgagcttcaggaaaatgagttttaccgtttaaaaattcctctcatatttttatgaatatataatgagtgtatttgaaccaaacttgaaagtcttttatcgatactgtctggttttactcaatggtttacggtcagtcataccgtcttttacacatgcatcaaggaaggacatgtttatgaaactgctgccgtgttagttttgattggcgtgaagcagtgtttctggcctgagagctcacaaagtaactatggttgctacgcgactggcagtacgatgccatctcgtcgtatttttcgcataatctcgtgtaattatcaaccacaaacaaagcctccaaaaagtttaacacctttgaagctcattttaatatgaaaagccaatagtctaccgagacgaccatggaacaaaaggcatgcaagtgttgccactctgtctatatgtttctctgtgtctgCCCGAAGAAGCCCAGAGTGAAACGTGTTGCCTGCGCGGAGTACGTACGGAAAACGGCATTGTGTGACCGCAAAAATATTTATGGATATcgaaaataaatatgcaaaatacggaaaattTGGCTTTCTTCTTCAGTGATGATTTATTCTATAATTTTACGATGATGTCAGAATGTGCGCCATAGCTTTTTGAACCATGGCTTCAAAAGTATTACTTGTTCTTATATATCATCTCAAAAATACAACCTTATTTTAGATTTTCTGAGAATAAATTCTGAATAATTTCGTATGTTGACATACTGAATATCAGCTTGACTAAAAATTTGACATCTAATATGGGATctcacatttcattttcatctGTAATGGGTCGCAAACAAAATTTGGCTGTTCAGGCATGCAGGTAGACTGACTCTCTGTTATGCTAATTTACACACAGACTCCACGCTTCGCTTGATTTAGCAAGGGAGATTCTCAACTTTCCTTGGGCAAATATTGACACATTTTTACACTATCAGGGACCCTGCGTAAACACGTGTCCAAATTTTCTTAGAGCAAACATTGACATATGTTTACGCACGATCCCTCAAAGACCAATTAAAGACAAAATATGTTTCACGTGAACTGAGAAGGGGAAAAGTTGTTGGCATGTACTACCTAATCGGGTTTGCTTTCCTTTGTAGATTGTTCTCGAACGCATCATTTTACCCAGACGATTGATCATTTTCAGCTAGTCGGAGGTGTAAACTATTTTTAAATAACCTGATAAAACTATTACCTCTGTCTGTATGCAATATAACTTACATTAGGGCCGTTTGCTGAGTGATTAATAAGCTTCATTTCCATTGGTTGATTTGAATGTTGCTCAGTCTCACTCTGCGCAGGTTTGGACCGTTTGGCTTTCAATGTAAGGTAATTCACAACCGCATATTCAACCAATGCAGCGAAGACGAAAatcagacacacagacatccatacatcgATAGCCTgtaatgatattttaaaacataACATTGAATATTCTTCattgtatttttaatttctttaagAAAACGTCTTTTTAAAATCAGATCAGAAACAATGTGGAAAATCTTCAGTCTCGTTTTGGAATTACCTTCTACGCCTTTCGCATATCCACTTCACTATTTTAATTCTTGTGATTTGCTGGAAGAATATCAATTTTCCACATTAGCTTACCCATAGAGCTCTCATAAACAATTATACCAAAggcaaatgtgaaaatttatcataattttaacaTCAGCCACTTTTATGTGTTGTGTCATATTTATGTTTGCACAGTTTGATAtcaaaataatgattaaaaattatttcttttgcAACACATATCAAGGacaattcataattttttaatttcacgGTTAAAATTAAAACCAATGTATCATCTTTATCGCCTGACATCATTTGCTTTCGTCCTATGAGGGCGCTGATGTTGTAAAGATTTTTTCctcttgtatttttttgttctcgtTAGATTCACGATACTTGCATATTTGTCACATTTAGGTCACGTGCCTATGTCACATGGGATCGACGAAATAGAACAAAGCGATCGCAAACATGCTTATTGGTATGTTGTCGATTCATTAATTGAACAGTCTCCATTAGACAAACTTTGCCTTTCgtactgattttggcatcacaGTGACTGTAGATCTAATAACAAACCTTTGTCAGTTCTTTTAAAATTCTCAGCTTTTGCATTGGATGTTCAATGGTCGTACGACTACAATGGTCTTAATCTTAAATTTAGCAAATCCTGACGGATTTCCGTTTGAATGCAGTCTTTGGTCAGAATCCTGTGAGTTTCAGTACACAGAGCATTGGTCTCTTTAATCGAATGAATTTTCAAGTTGTTTATCGATATTGGGACATGTCAACACTTTGTTAGAAACATTGTCATAATAAAATCATCTCATTATAGGAGATTCAGCTGGCATGGAATATCTCGAAAGTTTCAATTTATGAACAACTCATCCCGATGTTTCATGTCATAACGTTATCAGattaaacacacacaaaacagtCGACTCTGCATGTGGATTTTATGCGGTTATTTTTGACCCACTTAATAGCacgcaaaacaaaaacatatatgtattatacataaacacatagacagacagacagacgagtACGAGTGATCTCATCGCTGATGAAACATCTGCTTTGATCCATTTAATCAAGTTAGGCTCGTTTTATTTATTACCTAGCGCTTCAAAACTTTCTTTtcagttttgaatttaattgaCCTTATTAAAAACAACACACTATGTCACGTCGATAAAATGTATAAACATTGTAATAATGACCTAAGTATATATTTATCTTTTGAAATTGCCTCAAACTCTCCCTACATATATCACGTGACACACCCCTCTAGCTTatctacatgtaaatatttttctttgccaTAAATTGACGCCAAGCATTTCACTATGTCCATTTGTTTGGGTCAGTCATTAGCTTACATGTTCACTAAATTGATCATCTGAAATATGACCATCAAGTTAGAGTAGTTTACATTTCAATGGTTTTCACTTGGATCAAGGTTGAACTAAGATAGTTCATCCTTTGAATACCAGTGTTATCTCAAGTCGCACTTACCCGCAGTATGACAAATCGTTTATCGTAACTTATCTTAATTGATTTGACGGGCGGGAGACGGTAACGAAGACAGTTTTATGACCTTCAgtttacaaatatgcaaaactcGTCATGTAGTTTAGATAGTCCTGATATATGCTTAATCTCTTAGTCCACAGTCCGATTCAGGGcgtaaatgttgaaaatgcaGCTATATCAGGTATAATGGTCTTCTATATCACGCGGTAAAACGTCTTTACACGTCGTCAACAAAAAAGGTCTggttttatttgtaaaattacatGACCGTTCCTAACCGTATTTGCCATTTGATAGCTATTAATTAAACACTTTCGCGattgtattatttttcacagATACAAAGTAATTGGCTAGGATTTTTTCCCTGTACGTCTCAACTTAAGTATATCAGTCTCATTTTATGATTAGTAGCCTTGTACTCAAATCTTCAACGACAAATTAaaagtgtgtatatatatatatatatatatatatatatatatatatatatatatatatatatatatgtgtgtgtgtgtgtgtgtgtgtgtgtgtgtgtgtgtgtgtgtgtgtgtgtgtgtgtgtgtgtgtgttacctAAACAttcatagacagacagatatatatgtatattaaacGGTTATCAATCTGTTTTATAACCTGCAAGACACATTAACTCTCGCTTGACAGACATTGCACtagtaatattttcaaatttggcgTTGTCCTCACACGGAGCAACAAAATGAACTATTATGGACTACCTTATGTGGTGTTACTCGCAGGAAACGCGTGTTATCATCTTCAACTTCTTCGTTTCGTGTTCGATCCTGGTGTTCAGAGAACCAAATTAGATAAAATAGTGGAGTGCGGAGGAACTCAATACTGGCCTTGTCaaataattaataaatcattTCACGAACGGAAAGAGCATGATCAAGGAAAgtagttttttatttaaaaaattttttctgcGATTGCAAATTTCTGAGAACAGTCTCTTTCCGTGCAAAGTTTGTCTTGGCTCGTTTGTCGCGTGATTTTTCCCGCTATATTAATCCCTACACTTCTGTACGCTTGCTGAGTGATCCTATcatcttttttttcactttaaaaCATATCTGGCATTTGAAGActacaaaactgaacaaaaatgggataattaaaattatcattttatgaGTCTCATAGTGGTTAGAATGTATGTAGTTCGCACATACAGATATTAGCAAGATACAGACTATTTGCTTACTTTAAGGTTGGCGACTTTTGGTAAAGCCGCTTGTATTCCATTCATCTGAGTGCTTATGGTGAGTAAAGCAGTCATACATAGCGATACTCTGGCCGGTTCCGAGTTCGGATTGATCCAGAATGAAAACCAGGACAGAACAACGATGAGCAGACTAGGAACGTAGCTACCCATCACAAACATTTCCCGTTGTCGACGCATATGAAACCGAGCCAAGAGACATGAAAAGTTGCCTGTATTGAAAACGAAAGAACATTAGAAATAAATCCTTTTTTATATCtggataaatgaatgaattatggccaaatttgatctcTTTCACTTACACTTACACCAAAGTTTTTCTCGTGAGGAAGTATAAATTTCAAGACAACAATGCTCACGAGCAAATAGGGAATTGTTTCTCACCGGTTGAATATCTCCTAACACATTCACTTCGGATCACTTGTGCACCAGTTAACTCAAACTGCGGTAATTTCAACTCATCCGACACCTCAAGAGCGTTCATTATATCGTCGACTGGAGCCCAGTGAAGAACTAAATCTTCTGTTGTGTAtgaaactgccgaaataataaaatattgatgatcACAAAAGAAGGGTGTGTTAGCGTAGAGCAGTGAATACAACTACAtgtagtagctaaaaatcaagTCACATTCAGAATGTGTTAGCGTAGAGCAGTAAATACAACTACATGTAATAGCTAAAAATCAAGTCACATTCAGAATGTGTTAGCGTAGAGCAGTAAATACAACTACAtgtagtagctaaaaatcaagTCACATTCAGAATGTGTTAGCGTAGAGCAGTGAATACAACTACAtgtagtagctaaaaatcaagTCACATTCAGGAAGACAGCTTAAAGAATTATGTATATTTGTTAGTacctgtctaaaccgaacccTATCTAAACCGAAAACCTGTCTAAATTGAACCCTTTTCCCGGTCCATTCCAATAGAACTCTATGTTAAAAGGACCTCTATAAACCGAACACTTCTCCAAAccgaacaattttctcagtccctgatggttcggtttagacaggtttcactgtatcaTTATTTCCTATCAGGTGAGAGTTATTATTGATCAGGACATGGCAACTTTTCATCAGATTTACTGGATTATTTCTCTTTGAGCTCGACGCGTTCACTCGCGATAGAAGCACTTCTTCATCTACAAAAACCCCAATCAGTTTGTTATCGTTCTAGTTTCATCCTTTGGTTTACACTGCATCACTATAAGGAATTGCTCACCGACAATATGAAAATGAAGATAATGTACTTCAGAGGGTTAGAGTATTGAAATAATTGTACTGTGATGTCCAACACAAATACCAAAGTGCTTACCATGCACACAAAGGGTGATTCCAACGAATGCTAAGTCATGACATGGTGGGTATTACTTTAAACAAATCTGAACTTACAGAAAAGCAATGTATTTTCATGCTAGTAAATGACAACTgatgtatgtatatttcataGAAATGATTCAAGCTTCGATGCAGATTCTGGCTCCATTTCTTGATTAAACTTTGACCCAACATATTGACAACATGTCACTTCATCTTGTTTAATGATAAAACATAaatccatacatgtacataagaaATTGTCGTGTTCTGATTGCAAGAACACTGAGAGACAAAAAGTTTCACGTTGAATAGAACCGTTCGTGGCGATTTCATTCCAAATCATCCCTAGAATACGATTTTAAAAGTAATCATgaatttatattattatttgaaataatataaatttgacATAATTGCCGGTATGACCTttaaatttatgctaattagACTGAGTTCACTCCtatgaaatacaaatattttcgtCAGGTATGAAGTGGTTATATTCCATCGTTATATGCTCCGTCTCGACTAAGATAGCTACTCCCTCATCATGTTACTTACGCgcaatgacatcatcatcttGTCTGATTTTGCAACATTCGTGAAAACATGTCATTAAGGAGCGACTTTGTCCTTGCTCACTTTCCATCAACATTTAATAAAAGTATTAAACCCAGGAGAATACAGAATCTCCGAATCTCTATTTCTCTTGGCATTGTTTTTACTCAACATTTGCAGACTCAAGCGACCTCAGCACACTTTTTAATATACagtaaatgtgacctttgaccctagggaattaaaatatatattatccTACGAGTCACACGAATTGATTTGCAGTCCTCACTAGTATGAGGGTCAGAGTTCACATTAGAAATGTGTCTGTTACCATAGCAGCTGTCGGTGAAATCGTACGCGTGTACATCAACAAAAAGTGAATTACAGCCAGACAATTCACCAGATGTGTTCACAAACGTAAATGTTTTATTAAAAGGAAGGAAACTCATTTCCGAACGCTTTCTTCTTTATAACCTCGTTATCATGAAATTTTTTAGCAAGAATTTTTTTCTCGTGTCTTTCCGTCCTACATGTCCCAGTAAAAG belongs to Ptychodera flava strain L36383 chromosome 17, AS_Pfla_20210202, whole genome shotgun sequence and includes:
- the LOC139115091 gene encoding glycine receptor subunit alphaZ1-like codes for the protein MYIPGDMTFVLFAFTIVVPCLADEMEFQKSATVSPTQQNPVTMISNLLNSSTYDKALRPNFHGPPVHVTCSIRINNFQTSSDTTMDYTVNMFFRTRWVDPRLSYYDPKNHSVAYGADGVNKMWLPPLFFPDEKEASFHVITTENTLLRIHPDGTVLHSTRLTLTLACLMSLQRYPMDEQTCGIDLESFSYTTEDLVLHWAPVDDIMNALEVSDELKLPQFELTGAQVIRSECVRRYSTGNFSCLLARFHMRRQREMFVMGSYVPSLLIVVLSWFSFWINPNSEPARVSLCMTALLTISTQMNGIQAALPKVANLKAIDVWMSVCLIFVFAALVEYAVVNYLTLKAKRSKPAQSETEQHSNQPMEMKLINHSANGPNASDVMISGTADPTDEYDETEDKTNNRVLKWKILFVDLSKLSRPELIDYISRFIFPLAFLGFNMLYWPTYISWLD
- the LOC139115090 gene encoding uncharacterized protein — protein: MAAPVDMQCVCHVVKTKRKEPICSFTDKSWAKLLECTEVWKDSDGLEQEIALQVSAECRDWAGFHRVCYQRFTDKHRLTQARTRKEKGTLRKTLLTSKSSEPAELDNDGQCQVFLKKRQLRSNPTSTSISAAKRRSIHVLPPICILCRRRKQRRDPITRKKSTEKLTSCETDGRTLIKAAEYRKDEKLLIQLRGQDLVSIEVKYHRSCYKSYIRCVTNTYQKKTEEDSSIMYAPSFKKFCDEVIQKRIIEGRECISMDAMRNIFIKMINDDEDIDASTYKNSSLKRRLQTRFGDKLVFIRPKYRQCEVLMATREDSAADCHILNITNTDSEGEESGNEMESQSMTTSYDNSQDERLEMIHTAMNIRGILDETEGVHNWPPREEDLTIQQSRSIVPTKLFNFLAWCTGTSQDFLTSERVDAPADVENKLLSICQDLIFLSSRGRKVTPKHLSLGMAVRHMTGSSSLIGLLNGLGHCISHSSVLEHDTALALQQLHSDGLPPGFCQEVFTTLVWDNNDFGEETLSGKGTTQNTNGIIIQRNSGDEADSTAVNLSTAVAITMSKQRTLTAPPSNIIENHGKPRHGPAPSGCAL